A window from Nitrospirae bacterium CG2_30_53_67 encodes these proteins:
- a CDS encoding serine protease, whose amino-acid sequence MKRLFLFVLFLVSGVSGFLLSGSASDQQAYRIEIDGVINPVSMDFILKSIKTAESDQAECLIIQLDTPGGLAESMQKIVKGILTSKVPVIVYVAPNGGRAASAGVFITLAAHVAAMSPGTRIGAAHPVNIGGQAMDEEMARKIANDFAANIRSIAKERGRNQEWAEKAVRESVSITADEALKLKVVDLIAKDLNDLLEQTDGRKVMVDGKEVALQTRGIPVKELPKGIRYRILDTITNPNVAYILMILGFYGLFFELTSPGAVLPGVVGGICLILAFYAFQSLPINYAGLLLIIFAIILFIAEIKVVSHGILSIGGVISMVLGSFLLIESPEPYLRISKAVIYPTVAVTALFFLWVVGMAVGIHGKKRASGPEGLIGLTGKAETDIDPEGSVFLHSEIWRARSGTKIEKGEDVEVTGMQGLVLIVKRKVR is encoded by the coding sequence ATGAAGCGTTTATTTCTCTTTGTTCTTTTCCTGGTTTCAGGGGTTTCAGGCTTTCTCTTGTCCGGCTCCGCCTCTGATCAGCAAGCCTATCGGATCGAGATTGACGGCGTCATCAATCCGGTCTCCATGGATTTCATCCTTAAATCCATTAAAACGGCCGAATCCGATCAGGCGGAGTGCCTCATTATCCAACTGGACACGCCAGGAGGGCTTGCGGAATCCATGCAGAAGATCGTCAAAGGGATTCTCACCTCCAAGGTCCCCGTGATCGTCTATGTGGCTCCAAACGGCGGACGCGCCGCGTCCGCCGGAGTCTTCATCACCCTTGCCGCGCATGTGGCCGCTATGTCCCCGGGGACCCGCATCGGGGCCGCCCATCCGGTTAATATCGGGGGTCAAGCCATGGATGAGGAAATGGCCAGAAAGATTGCGAACGACTTCGCCGCCAATATCCGTTCCATTGCAAAAGAACGGGGGCGCAACCAGGAATGGGCCGAAAAAGCGGTACGGGAGAGTGTCTCCATCACGGCGGATGAGGCGCTCAAGCTCAAGGTCGTGGACCTGATCGCAAAGGACCTGAATGACCTCCTTGAACAGACCGACGGCCGGAAGGTCATGGTGGACGGCAAAGAGGTCGCCCTGCAGACCAGGGGGATCCCGGTCAAAGAACTCCCCAAAGGGATCCGTTACCGTATCCTGGACACCATCACCAACCCGAATGTAGCCTACATCCTCATGATCCTCGGATTCTACGGGCTCTTTTTCGAACTCACGAGCCCGGGGGCCGTTCTACCCGGGGTGGTGGGAGGGATCTGCCTGATCCTGGCGTTCTATGCCTTCCAGTCCCTGCCGATCAATTATGCAGGACTTCTCCTGATTATTTTTGCCATTATCCTTTTTATCGCCGAAATCAAGGTGGTGAGCCACGGGATTCTCTCCATCGGCGGGGTCATCTCCATGGTCCTGGGTTCCTTCCTCCTGATCGAATCACCGGAACCCTACCTCAGGATCTCCAAAGCAGTCATCTACCCCACGGTCGCGGTCACGGCCCTGTTTTTCCTTTGGGTCGTCGGCATGGCCGTAGGGATTCATGGCAAAAAAAGGGCCTCCGGTCCTGAGGGTCTCATCGGGCTGACGGGCAAGGCTGAAACCGATATTGACCCGGAGGGATCCGTCTTCCTTCACAGTGAAATATGGAGAGCCAGGAGCGGAACGAAGATTGAGAAAGGAGAGGATGTGGAAGTCACCGGCATGCAAGGGCTCGTCCTGATTGTCAAGCGCAAGGTACGCTAA